The following are from one region of the Hydrogenophaga sp. BPS33 genome:
- a CDS encoding DHA2 family efflux MFS transporter permease subunit, which yields MPAATGATPPAPPPAPAAPKVFEPLKGGQLVLGTIALSLATFMNVLDSSIANVSIPAIAGDMGVSPAQGTWVITSFAVANAISVPLTGWLTQRFGQVRLFMMSVLLFVVASWLCGLAPNIGMLIAFRVLQGLVAGPMIPLSQTLLLASYPRALAGTAMAMWAMTVLVAPVAGPLLGGWITDNISWPWIFYINIPVGLVAAAMIWSIYRTRDPGPRRVPLDVMGLALLVLFVGAMQIMIDMGKELDWFESNQIILLAVVAVVAFLFFLAWELTEKHPIVEIRLFARRNFVVGTVALSVAYGLFFGNVVLLPLWLQQHMGYTATWAGLATAPVGLLAIVLSPWVGKNVSRIDPRKLATVAFLGFGAVLWMRSNFNTQADFMTILIPTLLQGAAMAFFFIPLQAIVFSGLQPHQTPSAAGLSNFVRITAGAVGTSLFTTLWESRAALHHAQLVESIHTGSATAMATIDQLMGSGMGREQALATIDRLINQQAFTLAVTDLFYLSAALFFVLVGVIWFSKPVHGAAVDAGGAH from the coding sequence GCTCGATCGCCAACGTCTCGATTCCCGCCATTGCCGGCGACATGGGCGTGAGCCCGGCGCAAGGCACGTGGGTCATCACCTCGTTTGCGGTGGCCAACGCCATCTCGGTGCCACTCACCGGCTGGCTCACACAGCGTTTCGGACAGGTGCGCCTGTTCATGATGAGCGTGCTGCTCTTCGTGGTGGCCTCGTGGCTGTGCGGCCTGGCGCCCAACATCGGCATGCTGATCGCATTTCGCGTGCTGCAAGGCCTGGTGGCCGGCCCGATGATCCCGCTCTCGCAGACGCTGCTGCTGGCGAGTTACCCACGCGCGCTGGCCGGTACCGCGATGGCGATGTGGGCCATGACGGTGCTCGTCGCGCCCGTGGCCGGCCCGCTGCTCGGCGGTTGGATCACCGACAACATTTCGTGGCCCTGGATCTTCTACATCAACATCCCGGTGGGCCTGGTGGCGGCCGCCATGATCTGGTCGATCTACCGCACGCGCGACCCCGGGCCGCGCCGCGTGCCGCTGGACGTGATGGGCCTGGCGCTGCTGGTGCTGTTCGTCGGCGCGATGCAGATCATGATCGACATGGGCAAGGAACTGGACTGGTTCGAATCGAACCAGATCATCCTGCTCGCGGTGGTGGCCGTGGTGGCCTTCCTGTTCTTCCTCGCCTGGGAGCTGACCGAGAAGCACCCGATCGTGGAGATCCGCCTGTTCGCGCGGCGCAACTTCGTCGTGGGCACGGTGGCGCTGTCGGTCGCCTATGGTCTGTTCTTCGGCAACGTGGTGCTGCTGCCGCTGTGGTTGCAGCAGCACATGGGCTACACCGCCACCTGGGCCGGGCTGGCCACGGCACCCGTGGGCTTGTTGGCCATCGTGCTCTCGCCCTGGGTGGGCAAGAACGTGAGCCGCATCGACCCGCGCAAGCTCGCGACCGTCGCGTTTCTCGGCTTCGGTGCGGTGTTGTGGATGCGCTCCAACTTCAACACCCAGGCCGATTTCATGACCATCCTGATACCGACCCTGCTGCAGGGCGCGGCCATGGCCTTTTTCTTCATTCCCTTGCAGGCCATCGTGTTCTCGGGCCTGCAGCCGCACCAGACGCCTTCGGCCGCGGGCCTGTCCAACTTCGTGCGCATCACGGCCGGCGCGGTGGGCACCTCGCTCTTCACCACTTTGTGGGAGAGCCGCGCAGCGCTGCACCACGCGCAGCTGGTCGAATCGATCCACACCGGCAGTGCGACGGCCATGGCCACGATCGACCAACTGATGGGCAGTGGCATGGGGCGTGAGCAGGCCCTGGCCACGATCGATCGCCTGATCAACCAGCAGGCCTTCACGTTGGCGGTGACCGATCTGTTCTACCTCTCCGCCGCGTTATTCTTCGTGTTGGTGGGCGTGATCTGGTTCTCCAAGCCGGTGCATGGGGCTGCCGTGGATGCCGGCGGGGCGCATTAG
- a CDS encoding helix-turn-helix transcriptional regulator, protein MLSSSSRLLRVLSLLQTRSHWAGAELAERLEVHPRTLRRDIDRLRQLGYPIHASSGVAGGYAFRAGQALPPLLLDDDEAQAVAIALRIAAAGSVSGVEESSLRALVKLEQVMPTRLRRRIDALRTAILPMQRVGPTVDAGMLATLAAACRDQLQLAFAYRDGKGRATARTVEPQGLVHTGQRWYLVAWDPARDDWRTFRIDRVEGRATTGAHFAPRPAPGGGDLSAYVAGTLAVVLQGEEARVVLHQPLDVMSPRIPPSAALLEAIDGTRCLMRCGAHQLDSLVYWLMALDVDFEVLGPPALVERLRVAGERVVRAVSAHTVS, encoded by the coding sequence ATGCTCTCTTCCTCCTCGCGATTGCTCCGCGTGCTGTCCTTGCTGCAGACCCGCAGCCACTGGGCCGGTGCCGAACTGGCCGAGCGGCTCGAAGTCCACCCGCGCACCTTGCGCCGCGACATCGACCGCCTGCGCCAGCTCGGTTACCCCATCCATGCGAGCAGCGGCGTGGCGGGGGGCTATGCGTTTCGTGCGGGACAGGCGCTGCCGCCGTTGCTGCTCGACGATGACGAAGCGCAGGCGGTGGCCATTGCCTTGCGCATCGCCGCCGCGGGCTCGGTCAGCGGCGTGGAGGAGAGCTCGCTGCGCGCTCTGGTGAAGCTGGAGCAGGTGATGCCCACGCGCCTGCGCCGCCGCATCGACGCGCTGCGCACGGCCATCTTGCCGATGCAGCGCGTGGGGCCGACGGTGGACGCCGGCATGCTGGCCACACTGGCTGCCGCATGCCGCGACCAGTTGCAGCTGGCCTTCGCCTACCGCGACGGCAAGGGACGCGCCACCGCGCGGACGGTGGAACCCCAGGGCCTGGTGCACACCGGCCAACGCTGGTACCTGGTGGCCTGGGACCCGGCCCGCGACGACTGGCGCACGTTTCGCATTGACCGTGTGGAGGGGCGTGCCACCACAGGCGCGCATTTCGCGCCACGCCCCGCGCCCGGCGGCGGCGACCTCAGCGCCTACGTGGCGGGCACGCTGGCGGTGGTGCTGCAGGGCGAGGAGGCGCGCGTGGTGTTGCACCAGCCCCTCGACGTGATGTCGCCACGCATCCCACCGTCGGCTGCGCTCCTCGAAGCCATCGACGGCACGCGTTGCCTCATGCGCTGCGGTGCGCACCAGCTGGATTCGCTGGTTTACTGGCTGATGGCGCTGGACGTGGACTTCGAGGTGTTGGGTCCACCGGCGCTGGTGGAGCGGCTGCGTGTGGCGGGGGAGCGCGTGGTGCGGGCCGTGTCCGCGCACACGGTGTCTTAG
- a CDS encoding acyclic terpene utilization AtuA family protein, with the protein MASRPHFVAADAGSTDAGPFALGMGVCAFPREAILRDVAILLRQTCPAKVPLLIGSVGTGGADIHVDWFMEIVREVAREEGLQLKVAEIRAEQSRDFLVDQLRQGRIRALDPAPHLDEATLQRSVRIVGMMGIEPLQAALDEGVDLIVAGRCSDPALYAAVPIRMGLPAGLAWHVGKAVECGTSVCEKPGPGVVVGAIRPHEAIIRPLGPELRCTTQSVAAHSLYENGDPFLFPEASGVLDIQEATYEQVDETSVRIRGSRFVPAAQHTVKLEGAELVGYQSILVGGVRDPFILAEFDTWLGKVAERVHGSVERVYGKSLQALGARIDYHVYGRNGVMGALEPRRDSVPHEVGIVVEATAPDQVTATALAQLTRQPLLHQPTSKWKGSITGFACLHNPAVIERGPVCAFNLHHVVLPATPLSMFRTTITTLHGVEHATV; encoded by the coding sequence ATGGCGTCGCGGCCGCATTTCGTGGCCGCGGATGCCGGCAGTACGGACGCCGGGCCGTTTGCCCTCGGCATGGGCGTTTGTGCCTTTCCGCGCGAGGCGATCCTGCGCGATGTGGCCATCTTGCTGCGCCAGACGTGTCCCGCGAAAGTCCCGTTGCTGATCGGTTCGGTGGGTACCGGCGGGGCCGACATTCACGTGGACTGGTTCATGGAGATCGTGCGCGAGGTCGCCCGCGAAGAGGGGTTGCAGCTCAAAGTCGCCGAGATCCGTGCCGAGCAGTCCAGGGATTTCCTGGTCGATCAGCTCCGGCAGGGGCGCATCCGGGCGCTCGATCCAGCGCCGCATCTGGACGAGGCCACCTTGCAGCGCAGCGTGCGCATCGTCGGCATGATGGGCATCGAACCGCTGCAGGCCGCGTTGGACGAAGGCGTGGACCTGATCGTGGCCGGGCGCTGCAGCGACCCCGCGCTCTATGCCGCCGTGCCGATTCGGATGGGCCTGCCCGCCGGATTGGCCTGGCATGTGGGCAAGGCCGTCGAATGCGGCACCTCGGTCTGCGAGAAGCCTGGGCCCGGTGTGGTCGTCGGGGCCATCCGCCCGCACGAGGCCATCATTCGGCCGCTCGGCCCAGAACTGCGCTGCACCACGCAGTCGGTGGCGGCGCACAGTCTGTACGAAAACGGCGACCCCTTCCTGTTCCCCGAGGCCTCCGGTGTGCTGGACATCCAGGAAGCGACCTACGAACAGGTGGACGAGACCAGCGTGCGCATCCGCGGCAGCCGCTTCGTGCCCGCCGCACAGCACACGGTCAAGCTCGAAGGCGCGGAACTCGTGGGTTACCAGAGCATTCTGGTCGGTGGCGTGCGCGATCCCTTCATCCTGGCGGAGTTCGACACCTGGCTCGGCAAGGTCGCCGAGCGCGTGCACGGTTCGGTCGAACGGGTGTATGGGAAGTCGCTTCAGGCACTGGGCGCGCGTATCGACTACCACGTCTACGGCCGCAATGGCGTGATGGGCGCGCTGGAGCCACGGCGCGACAGCGTGCCGCATGAGGTTGGCATCGTCGTCGAGGCCACCGCGCCCGATCAGGTCACCGCCACCGCACTGGCTCAACTCACGCGCCAGCCGTTGCTGCACCAGCCCACGAGCAAGTGGAAGGGATCGATCACCGGCTTCGCCTGCCTGCACAACCCAGCCGTCATCGAACGTGGACCCGTCTGCGCCTTCAACCTCCACCACGTGGTGCTGCCGGCAACGCCGCTGTCCATGTTTCGCACCACGATCACCACCCTCCACGGAGTTGAACATGCGACTGTCTGA
- a CDS encoding glutathione S-transferase family protein: MSKTVLYWHPMSSATPIACALVELGVAHERVKVDIRTGEQRRPEFLALNPNGKVPTLTVDGAPMFEALAMHLWLGETYGVAKGLWPAEGTPERLQAMSWCVWSYVTYGAQLVRLQAARDMGTPDDAHGSAGHKAMDQLLALLDARLAQQPWMLGEAYSLVDLVVGSVIGYSAYIGAPVQQHAHVAAWLGALQARPAMQADGA, encoded by the coding sequence ATGTCCAAGACCGTTCTCTACTGGCATCCCATGTCCAGCGCCACCCCGATTGCCTGCGCGCTGGTCGAACTCGGCGTGGCGCACGAGCGCGTCAAAGTCGACATCCGCACCGGCGAACAGCGCCGCCCCGAGTTTCTGGCGCTCAACCCCAACGGCAAGGTGCCCACGCTCACGGTCGACGGCGCGCCCATGTTCGAAGCGCTGGCGATGCACCTGTGGCTGGGCGAGACGTATGGCGTGGCCAAGGGTCTGTGGCCCGCCGAGGGCACGCCCGAGCGGCTGCAGGCGATGTCGTGGTGCGTGTGGTCGTACGTCACCTACGGTGCGCAACTGGTGCGCTTGCAGGCCGCACGCGACATGGGCACGCCCGACGATGCGCATGGCAGCGCGGGCCACAAGGCCATGGACCAGCTGCTCGCCTTGCTCGATGCGCGCCTGGCGCAACAGCCCTGGATGCTGGGCGAGGCGTATTCGTTGGTGGATCTGGTGGTGGGCTCGGTGATCGGCTACAGCGCATACATCGGCGCGCCGGTGCAGCAGCACGCGCATGTAGCGGCCTGGCTGGGCGCGTTGCAGGCGCGCCCGGCGATGCAGGCCGACGGCGCCTGA
- a CDS encoding DUF4387 domain-containing protein, translating into MRLSDYAAMVRSKNAGPFVLTFDILFSDDASYERVKRSGTLNSEMFARLYQTEPAKVRFFECDRARAFKFSIPHPTTQGALGCTDLHGGQQFIPLLDVEIP; encoded by the coding sequence ATGCGACTGTCTGACTACGCCGCGATGGTCCGCAGCAAGAACGCCGGACCTTTTGTCCTGACCTTCGACATCCTGTTCTCGGACGACGCCAGCTACGAACGCGTCAAACGCTCGGGCACGCTGAATTCCGAGATGTTCGCGCGCCTCTACCAGACCGAGCCCGCGAAAGTGCGCTTCTTCGAGTGCGACCGGGCGCGCGCATTCAAGTTCAGCATCCCGCATCCAACCACCCAGGGCGCGCTCGGGTGCACCGACCTGCATGGCGGCCAGCAATTCATCCCGCTGCTGGACGTCGAGATTCCCTGA
- a CDS encoding heavy metal-binding domain-containing protein, producing MGWFSKNKDGFFLSTTTLEGVGRAQILGVVHGEAIIGANIFRDMFSSVRDVVGGRAGGYERALSGARDAAVEDLIESAREMGANGVIGVDFDYEVLGETNGMMMVCVSGTAVKMA from the coding sequence ATGGGCTGGTTCTCGAAGAACAAGGACGGTTTCTTTCTCAGCACGACCACGCTCGAAGGCGTGGGGCGTGCGCAGATCCTGGGTGTGGTGCATGGCGAGGCCATCATCGGCGCCAACATCTTTCGCGACATGTTTTCTTCGGTGCGCGACGTGGTCGGTGGGCGTGCGGGTGGCTATGAGCGGGCACTGTCCGGTGCGCGCGACGCGGCCGTCGAAGACCTGATCGAGTCGGCGCGCGAGATGGGCGCCAATGGCGTGATCGGCGTCGACTTCGACTACGAGGTGCTCGGCGAAACCAACGGAATGATGATGGTCTGCGTGAGCGGTACGGCGGTCAAGATGGCCTGA
- a CDS encoding cyclase family protein: MGKRWIHRPEGSNWGEFGDMDQIGRLNLLTSAKVREGLAEAREGRVFCLSLPLDYPGGSVANPRRHPPRLFGAVLGDTCFHNHTRHAAGRSSVVCDDAVLLSTQYSTQWDSLAHVGAKFDADGDGVAEIVYYNGWRGGEHILTPPAREGAEPWARYEGVNAGPLGIDTMAATGVQGRGVMVDLFHHVGRDHHRIGYDELMRIFEADGVTVERGDMLCLCTGFDELLLEMNREPDAQRLHNSCAGLDGADTRLLQWITDSGVAALISDNRAVEILPPTPGARTTIHEHCLFKLGVPLGEQWLLSPLNRWLREHQRNRFLLTAPPLRLPGAAGSPVTPVATV, encoded by the coding sequence ATGGGCAAGCGATGGATCCACCGGCCGGAGGGTTCCAACTGGGGCGAGTTCGGCGACATGGACCAGATCGGGCGGCTGAACCTGCTGACGTCCGCCAAGGTGCGCGAGGGCTTGGCCGAGGCGCGCGAAGGCCGGGTCTTCTGCCTGAGCCTGCCGCTGGACTATCCGGGTGGCAGCGTTGCGAATCCACGGCGGCATCCACCGCGGCTTTTCGGCGCCGTGCTCGGCGACACCTGCTTTCACAACCACACGCGCCACGCGGCAGGCAGGTCTTCGGTGGTTTGCGACGACGCGGTGCTGCTATCCACCCAATACTCGACACAGTGGGACAGCCTGGCCCATGTCGGTGCGAAGTTCGATGCCGATGGCGATGGTGTGGCCGAGATCGTCTACTACAACGGTTGGCGCGGCGGAGAACACATCTTGACGCCACCCGCCCGCGAAGGCGCCGAGCCATGGGCGCGCTATGAAGGGGTGAATGCCGGCCCGCTGGGTATCGACACGATGGCGGCCACGGGTGTGCAGGGCCGCGGCGTGATGGTCGATCTGTTCCACCATGTCGGCCGAGACCACCACCGCATCGGCTACGACGAGCTGATGCGCATCTTCGAGGCGGACGGTGTGACCGTCGAGCGCGGCGACATGTTGTGCCTGTGCACGGGCTTCGACGAGCTTCTGCTGGAGATGAACCGCGAACCGGATGCGCAGCGCCTGCACAACAGCTGCGCGGGCCTGGATGGGGCGGATACACGCCTGCTGCAATGGATCACCGACTCTGGCGTGGCCGCGCTGATCTCCGACAACCGCGCGGTCGAGATCCTGCCGCCCACGCCGGGTGCTCGCACGACGATCCACGAACACTGCCTGTTCAAGCTAGGTGTCCCGCTGGGTGAGCAGTGGTTGCTCTCGCCGTTGAACCGTTGGCTGCGCGAACACCAGCGCAACCGCTTCCTGCTAACGGCACCACCCCTGCGGCTGCCGGGAGCGGCTGGATCACCGGTCACGCCGGTGGCCACAGTATGA
- a CDS encoding citrate synthase family protein, with protein sequence MADRPSPKLGSSDSIYMTAEEAARALNVSVPTLYTYVSRKNIRAHKTRGSRASRYLRSDVEQLKAGVATDASRDAAPGLAASSAITLVTEAGSFYRGISAVDLADHATLEDVARLLWDAHDADPFASEPPAMPLHGQALLEASAGYNALDRAMMFLPAAEAANPRAHDLAKPGFLRSGVEVLRWFAALMLRQMQPAQGLLHQYVGGVTQCGPQLEDMVRRVLVLAADQAFQSATYAVRATASTGATPYRCVVAGLAATTGKRLPAVRAGAFARFITEIDKADDPTEPVRIRARESEAIPGFGFSPFDVADPRAVALWSSLRTVLAADRRFERFERAVTLAAELTGQPPDFAFLAAYVNQRIGADAQANLVRLARIVGWVAHAWEQQNDRPLPRWRVHYTGVLPA encoded by the coding sequence ATGGCAGACCGCCCATCCCCCAAGCTGGGTTCCAGTGACAGCATCTACATGACCGCCGAGGAGGCGGCGCGCGCGCTCAACGTCAGCGTTCCCACGCTCTACACCTACGTGAGCCGCAAGAACATCCGTGCCCACAAGACGCGCGGCAGCCGCGCCAGCCGCTACCTGCGCTCCGACGTAGAGCAGCTCAAGGCGGGCGTTGCAACCGATGCCTCGCGCGACGCGGCACCAGGCCTGGCCGCGTCGTCCGCCATCACGCTGGTAACCGAAGCCGGCTCGTTCTACCGCGGCATCAGCGCCGTGGATCTGGCGGACCATGCCACGCTGGAGGACGTCGCCCGGCTGCTATGGGACGCGCACGATGCCGATCCATTCGCGTCGGAGCCTCCGGCCATGCCTCTCCACGGCCAGGCACTGCTGGAAGCCAGTGCCGGCTACAACGCGCTCGACCGCGCCATGATGTTCCTGCCGGCCGCCGAGGCCGCGAACCCGCGCGCCCACGACCTCGCCAAACCCGGCTTTCTGCGGTCGGGCGTCGAGGTGTTGCGCTGGTTCGCCGCCTTGATGCTGCGTCAGATGCAGCCCGCCCAAGGTCTACTGCACCAGTACGTTGGCGGCGTGACGCAATGTGGCCCTCAACTGGAGGACATGGTGCGACGCGTGCTCGTGCTCGCGGCCGACCAGGCCTTCCAGTCCGCCACGTATGCGGTGCGCGCCACCGCCAGCACCGGCGCCACACCCTACCGCTGTGTCGTCGCCGGACTGGCGGCAACCACCGGCAAGCGGCTGCCGGCGGTGCGCGCAGGCGCCTTCGCGCGCTTCATCACCGAAATCGACAAGGCCGACGACCCCACCGAGCCCGTGCGCATCCGCGCGCGCGAGAGCGAGGCGATCCCCGGTTTCGGCTTCTCGCCGTTCGATGTCGCCGATCCGCGCGCGGTAGCGTTGTGGTCGTCCCTGCGCACCGTGCTCGCGGCCGACCGCCGCTTCGAGCGCTTCGAGCGCGCCGTCACGCTGGCCGCCGAACTGACCGGCCAGCCTCCCGATTTCGCGTTCCTGGCAGCCTATGTGAACCAGCGCATCGGCGCCGACGCACAGGCCAACCTCGTGCGACTGGCGCGCATCGTGGGCTGGGTTGCCCATGCCTGGGAGCAGCAGAACGATCGGCCATTGCCGCGCTGGAGGGTCCACTACACAGGCGTTCTTCCCGCCTGA